A window of Paenibacillus polygoni contains these coding sequences:
- a CDS encoding VOC family protein, with product MIFEEVILNTHELKDLKTFYVHTLGFGFVKEDTNSFTVAVGETNLTFVLTEQEKENPFYHFAVNINEDKFKLAKAYLSERVTLLKDGSQDEFEFESWNAHAVYFCDPVGNIVEFIARHNMKSNRISSNEFTMADILCVSEVGLPVPDVESAVSALETDMNLPLWKGDRTIFQPVGDEHGLFIVVVIDRIWLPTSQKATIFPITVKIKDKDKKYEFANLPYQII from the coding sequence TTGATTTTTGAAGAGGTTATCTTGAATACTCACGAGTTAAAGGATTTGAAAACATTTTATGTCCATACCCTAGGGTTCGGTTTCGTAAAAGAAGATACGAATTCCTTTACAGTTGCTGTTGGGGAAACGAATCTCACATTTGTTCTAACCGAACAAGAGAAAGAGAACCCGTTTTATCACTTTGCAGTAAATATTAATGAAGATAAGTTCAAACTTGCTAAGGCTTATTTGTCAGAACGGGTTACTCTGCTGAAAGACGGGTCTCAAGACGAATTCGAGTTTGAAAGTTGGAACGCGCATGCTGTCTATTTTTGTGATCCGGTAGGAAACATTGTTGAATTTATCGCTCGCCATAATATGAAGAGTAACCGTATTTCTTCCAATGAATTTACAATGGCGGATATTCTATGTGTTAGTGAAGTGGGATTACCCGTTCCTGATGTGGAAAGCGCAGTCTCTGCGTTAGAAACAGACATGAACCTGCCTTTATGGAAAGGTGATCGCACCATATTTCAGCCTGTCGGAGATGAACATGGACTATTTATTGTAGTAGTTATAGACCGGATCTGGCTGCCAACGAGTCAGAAAGCTACCATCTTTCCGATAACCGTTAAAATAAAAGATAAAGATAAAAAATACGAATTCGCGAATTTACCTTATCAAATAATATAA
- a CDS encoding manganese catalase family protein: MFKRVDRLAIELPLPLSSGPDPNGASAVQELMGGRFGEMSTLNNYMFQSFNFRGKSKLRPFYDIVASITAEEFGHVELVANTINIMLSGTTSPGDPDTTPLRIGKDARMTSHFIESAQTALPYDSMGRPWNGSYVVSSGNLIFDLLHNFFLECGARTHKMRVYEMTDHPAAREMTGYLLVRGGVHILAYAKALEMATGVDVTKLFPIPRLDNKVFDTTRKWEAAGEHRRLYTFSDKDYQQIAQIWKGVHPTDGGKLEAFAGLPGYSGPVPELPDLPEEFAPGISAEDLIQIAERLKRSAGL; this comes from the coding sequence ATGTTTAAACGAGTAGATCGTCTGGCAATTGAACTGCCGCTTCCCCTGTCTTCAGGACCGGATCCCAATGGTGCCAGTGCCGTTCAGGAACTGATGGGTGGACGTTTTGGAGAGATGTCGACTTTGAATAATTATATGTTTCAATCCTTCAACTTTAGAGGAAAATCTAAGCTTCGTCCGTTCTATGATATCGTGGCGAGCATCACAGCAGAAGAATTTGGTCATGTTGAGCTTGTAGCGAATACGATTAACATTATGCTTAGCGGTACGACATCTCCCGGAGATCCAGATACAACACCGCTGCGTATAGGTAAAGATGCACGGATGACATCTCATTTTATTGAGTCTGCACAGACGGCTCTTCCTTATGACTCGATGGGAAGACCTTGGAACGGATCATATGTGGTAAGCAGCGGGAATCTCATATTTGATTTATTGCATAATTTCTTCTTAGAATGCGGAGCGCGCACACATAAAATGAGAGTATATGAAATGACAGATCATCCGGCGGCAAGGGAAATGACCGGATATTTACTTGTGCGCGGCGGTGTACATATTCTGGCTTATGCAAAAGCCCTTGAAATGGCTACAGGTGTCGATGTAACCAAGTTATTCCCTATACCTAGACTGGATAATAAAGTATTTGATACGACAAGAAAGTGGGAAGCAGCCGGAGAACACCGAAGACTTTATACATTCAGTGACAAAGACTATCAGCAAATTGCCCAGATCTGGAAAGGGGTTCATCCAACAGACGGCGGGAAACTTGAGGCATTTGCGGGACTGCCAGGATATAGTGGACCGGTACCGGAACTGCCTGATTTGCCTGAAGAATTTGCGCCGGGAATCTCGGCAGAAGACCTCATTCAGATCGCAGAAAGGTTAAAGCGATCAGCAGGTTTATAG
- a CDS encoding aldehyde dehydrogenase family protein, with translation MQLTDLGKQFINGVWRDGKSEKTLPDINPYNDEVITTFHIANVADIDDAYQAAHQAKLEWDQVNAYKKRDIIEKAVTYIEANEEEITSLIIQELGGTRMKAAFEIGLVKNMIKEAATFPLRMEGKILPSTEDGKENRLYRSPAGVVGVISPFNFPFFLSMKSVAPALGAGNGVVLKPHEDTPITGGTLIGKIFEEAGLPKGLLNVVVTDIKEIGDAFVEHPIPRIISFTGSTKVGSYIGQLAVKNYKKPLLELGGNSAFIILEDADLDYAVQAATFSRFTHQGQICMCANRIVVQNSVYDEFVAKFKEKVTSLTTGDPSDPQTVIGPVINHRQAETLQKLIAKGIEQGAELLVEGKITGRMVEPTVLVNVKTDMAVAQEELFGPVVCIIPFETEEEGIAIANDTPFGLSGAIHTSNVERGVEMAKKVHTGMIHVNDITINDEPIVAFGGEKQSGMGRLNGQWSLDEFTTMKWISVNYGQRNFPY, from the coding sequence ATGCAGCTTACAGACCTAGGAAAACAATTTATTAATGGGGTATGGAGAGACGGTAAGAGTGAGAAAACGTTACCAGATATCAATCCATATAATGATGAAGTTATCACTACGTTCCATATAGCGAATGTCGCTGATATTGATGATGCTTACCAAGCAGCACACCAAGCAAAACTCGAATGGGATCAGGTTAATGCATACAAGAAAAGAGATATTATAGAAAAAGCAGTTACTTACATAGAGGCAAATGAAGAAGAGATTACATCCCTGATCATTCAAGAACTGGGTGGAACTCGGATGAAAGCAGCGTTTGAGATTGGTCTAGTGAAAAATATGATTAAAGAAGCAGCTACATTCCCGCTTCGTATGGAAGGTAAGATTTTACCTTCTACAGAAGATGGTAAGGAAAACAGATTGTACAGAAGCCCCGCAGGTGTGGTGGGAGTCATTAGTCCATTTAACTTCCCATTCTTCTTGTCCATGAAATCCGTTGCACCCGCACTTGGTGCCGGTAATGGCGTAGTATTGAAGCCGCATGAAGATACCCCGATCACGGGTGGAACACTCATTGGTAAAATCTTCGAAGAAGCAGGTTTACCAAAAGGTCTGCTGAATGTAGTCGTTACCGATATTAAAGAGATTGGCGATGCATTTGTAGAACATCCAATCCCAAGAATTATTTCATTTACGGGATCGACAAAAGTCGGAAGTTATATTGGTCAACTGGCCGTTAAAAACTATAAAAAACCGCTGCTTGAACTGGGCGGAAACAGTGCTTTTATTATTTTGGAAGATGCAGATCTTGATTATGCGGTACAAGCTGCAACGTTCAGCAGATTCACGCATCAAGGTCAAATCTGTATGTGTGCAAACCGAATTGTTGTGCAAAACTCCGTATATGATGAGTTTGTAGCTAAATTCAAAGAGAAAGTCACTTCGTTAACGACAGGTGATCCGAGTGATCCGCAGACGGTAATTGGTCCGGTTATCAATCATCGTCAAGCAGAAACACTTCAAAAACTAATCGCAAAAGGTATTGAACAAGGCGCAGAACTTCTTGTAGAAGGCAAAATCACGGGCAGAATGGTAGAGCCGACCGTTCTCGTTAACGTGAAGACGGATATGGCGGTAGCTCAAGAAGAGTTGTTTGGTCCGGTAGTATGTATTATTCCTTTTGAGACCGAAGAAGAAGGCATTGCAATAGCAAACGATACACCGTTTGGACTTAGCGGAGCTATTCATACATCCAATGTTGAGCGCGGAGTAGAAATGGCGAAGAAAGTTCACACAGGCATGATTCATGTCAATGATATTACGATTAATGATGAACCAATTGTAGCATTTGGCGGAGAGAAACAATCAGGAATGGGCCGTCTAAATGGACAATGGAGCTTGGATGAATTCACTACAATGAAATGGATTTCAGTCAATTACGGACAAAGAAACTTTCCGTATTAA
- a CDS encoding IS1182 family transposase translates to MIRQQQTLVLSPYAALYDIVVPKDNMLRQINELVDFTFIYEELEAKYCLDNGRNAIDPIRMFKYLLLKAIFELSDADIVERSKYDLSFKFFLGMAPEDSVIDPSSLTKFRKLRLKDMNLLDMLIGQTVTLAIEQGILKSTSIIVDATHTKARYNQKSPQEILQDRARKLRKMVYTMDESVKAKMPVKNVNHVLEDEIAYCQKLVAFIEEESGIAQVPKIVEPLNLLKETIEDDVEQLRLAADPDARVGHKSADSAFFGYKTHLAMTEERLITAAVITTGEKNDGKQLLTLIEKSQAAGMQVKTVIGDTAYSEKDNLIYTKQNEIELVAKLNPLITQGARKKEDEFLFNKDAGMYVCPAGHMAIRKARQGKTGISKNQQDTYFFDVELCKRCPYKEDCYREGAKSKTYSVTVKSDEHLEQKAFQDTEYFKTKSKERYKIEAKNSELKHGHGYDVATSSGLLGMQLQGAMAIFAVNLKRILKLAD, encoded by the coding sequence ATGATTCGACAACAACAAACCTTGGTTCTGAGTCCTTATGCGGCACTGTATGACATTGTTGTACCGAAGGACAATATGCTTCGTCAAATCAATGAATTGGTGGACTTCACTTTTATATACGAAGAGTTGGAAGCAAAATATTGCTTAGACAATGGACGTAACGCCATTGACCCGATTCGCATGTTTAAATATTTATTACTGAAAGCTATATTTGAACTCTCTGACGCAGACATTGTTGAACGCTCTAAGTATGACCTGTCGTTTAAATTTTTTCTTGGCATGGCACCAGAAGACTCGGTAATCGATCCAAGTTCTCTAACGAAATTCCGCAAACTACGTTTAAAAGATATGAACCTACTCGACATGCTTATCGGGCAGACCGTAACCCTTGCGATTGAGCAGGGTATCTTAAAAAGCACCTCTATCATCGTAGATGCCACGCATACGAAAGCTCGCTACAACCAGAAATCACCGCAAGAAATCCTGCAAGACCGTGCGCGGAAGCTGCGCAAAATGGTTTACACGATGGATGAATCGGTCAAAGCCAAAATGCCAGTAAAGAACGTGAACCATGTGCTCGAAGACGAAATTGCGTACTGTCAAAAACTTGTCGCTTTCATCGAAGAAGAATCCGGAATCGCACAGGTGCCAAAAATTGTAGAGCCGCTTAATCTTCTGAAAGAGACGATTGAGGATGATGTAGAGCAACTGCGCCTTGCAGCAGATCCAGACGCGCGCGTAGGACACAAGAGCGCAGATAGCGCCTTTTTCGGTTACAAAACACATCTAGCGATGACCGAGGAACGTCTAATAACGGCAGCTGTCATTACGACGGGCGAGAAAAATGATGGAAAACAATTACTGACACTGATCGAAAAAAGCCAAGCCGCCGGGATGCAGGTCAAAACGGTAATTGGAGATACGGCGTATTCTGAGAAGGATAACCTGATCTACACGAAACAAAACGAGATTGAACTTGTAGCGAAACTTAATCCACTCATTACACAAGGTGCTCGTAAGAAAGAGGACGAGTTTCTGTTCAACAAAGATGCTGGCATGTACGTTTGTCCAGCCGGACACATGGCGATTCGAAAAGCACGACAAGGGAAAACAGGCATCAGTAAAAACCAACAAGACACCTATTTTTTCGATGTGGAACTCTGCAAACGCTGTCCGTATAAGGAAGACTGTTACAGAGAAGGAGCCAAGAGCAAAACGTATTCCGTGACAGTAAAATCCGACGAACACTTGGAACAGAAGGCGTTCCAGGATACAGAATATTTCAAAACAAAATCGAAGGAACGCTACAAAATTGAAGCAAAGAACAGTGAACTCAAACATGGGCACGGGTATGATGTAGCCACATCCTCGGGTCTGCTTGGCATGCAACTGCAAGGTGCGATGGCCATATTCGCTGTAAATCTCAAACGAATACTGAAATTAGCAGACTAA
- a CDS encoding glycoside hydrolase family 53 protein: MTHLFVKGADISMLKEVEEFGGRYYLGEEQKDLFEILQIKGLNTVRLRLWVNPYDEEGKPYMGGTNDLETTIELAKRAKAHGMQFMLDFHYSDFWADPKKQDKPKAWQSYTGDRLEEEVYRYTREVLEVCRLCDVMPDLVQIGNETTNGMLWPEGKTPNYVPEKQSFEETEAAEWDKSFDSLAALLKAGVRATREAGPMKIILHLDAGGQNVLYRTWFDEMSKRNVDYDIIGLSYYPIWHGGLDDLQFNLEDISARFNKEVLVVETAYGHTTESLSGADIFTEEMSRIAGYPPTVEGQGQFLQDLMETVRKVPDGKGLGIVYWEPAWLPVEGTSWASLAGMKYGNDVSEMGNHWANQGLFDFEGKALASLDVFLK, from the coding sequence ATGACTCATTTGTTTGTTAAAGGTGCAGACATCTCCATGCTGAAAGAAGTTGAAGAATTCGGAGGAAGATATTATCTAGGTGAGGAACAAAAAGACCTATTTGAAATATTACAAATAAAAGGACTCAACACGGTTCGATTGCGCTTGTGGGTGAACCCATACGATGAAGAAGGTAAGCCATATATGGGCGGTACAAATGATCTGGAGACGACGATTGAACTGGCAAAAAGAGCAAAAGCACACGGAATGCAGTTTATGCTGGATTTTCATTACAGTGATTTTTGGGCAGATCCGAAGAAACAAGACAAGCCAAAGGCTTGGCAGTCGTATACAGGTGACAGGTTGGAAGAGGAAGTATATCGCTACACCAGGGAAGTGCTTGAAGTATGCAGACTGTGTGATGTCATGCCGGATCTGGTTCAAATCGGGAATGAGACAACGAACGGCATGCTTTGGCCAGAAGGTAAAACACCTAATTATGTTCCTGAGAAGCAAAGTTTTGAAGAAACAGAAGCAGCAGAGTGGGATAAATCGTTCGATTCACTTGCGGCACTGCTAAAAGCAGGGGTGCGGGCAACAAGAGAAGCAGGACCAATGAAAATTATTTTGCATCTGGATGCCGGCGGGCAAAATGTATTGTACCGCACATGGTTTGATGAGATGAGTAAACGAAATGTAGATTATGATATTATCGGGTTATCTTACTATCCGATCTGGCATGGCGGTCTCGATGATTTACAGTTTAATTTGGAAGATATCAGTGCTCGCTTTAATAAAGAGGTGCTTGTTGTAGAAACGGCTTATGGACATACGACAGAGAGTTTGTCTGGAGCAGATATTTTCACAGAAGAAATGTCGAGAATTGCTGGATATCCGCCAACGGTCGAAGGCCAGGGACAGTTTCTTCAAGATTTAATGGAGACAGTCCGTAAGGTACCTGACGGTAAGGGTCTCGGTATCGTATACTGGGAGCCGGCCTGGCTGCCGGTTGAAGGGACAAGCTGGGCAAGTCTAGCTGGTATGAAATATGGCAACGATGTCTCGGAAATGGGAAATCACTGGGCCAATCAAGGATTGTTCGATTTTGAGGGTAAGGCGCTTGCTTCTTTAGATGTATTTCTAAAATAG
- a CDS encoding AraC family transcriptional regulator, with product MNWGDENRRCVFNTIESSLPLFVETMGYSAWERIFTRTDGYPYYHWLYTLEGEGSMEMRGERFLLTPGQGVLLTPFTPHSYSPASDRWVTVYITFGGTAAEAILNSLDMNTSAIYAIDSEGASFVSLMEEMIHKADWDTELSGMELSTALYRFLMLLRNYGMRDEQPSLSQYYDKLRPVVRWMEEHFSSNVGLAEMVEQANMSVSYLNELFRDAFGMSPYSYLIHLRLRQAKKMMIMNPDKTLKEVSAQTGFNDVSHFVATFRKKEGITPAKYRELHISTEIRD from the coding sequence GTGAACTGGGGCGATGAGAACAGAAGATGTGTATTTAATACAATAGAAAGCTCGCTTCCGCTATTTGTTGAAACGATGGGATACAGCGCTTGGGAGCGGATATTTACACGAACGGACGGATACCCGTATTATCACTGGTTATATACTTTGGAAGGGGAAGGAAGTATGGAAATGAGGGGCGAACGCTTCCTGCTGACACCAGGTCAAGGCGTACTGCTCACCCCATTCACACCTCATTCCTATTCCCCTGCATCGGATCGATGGGTAACCGTATACATTACATTCGGCGGCACTGCTGCCGAGGCTATACTAAACTCGCTTGATATGAATACTTCTGCTATTTATGCTATCGATTCAGAAGGTGCATCTTTCGTATCTCTCATGGAAGAGATGATTCATAAAGCGGACTGGGATACAGAGCTCTCGGGAATGGAATTATCTACAGCACTCTATCGTTTTCTTATGCTGCTAAGAAACTATGGTATGCGTGACGAGCAGCCCTCATTATCTCAATATTATGATAAACTTCGTCCCGTTGTACGATGGATGGAAGAGCATTTTTCTTCGAACGTGGGGCTGGCTGAGATGGTGGAACAAGCGAATATGAGTGTTTCGTACTTGAATGAACTTTTTCGGGATGCATTTGGGATGAGTCCATACTCTTACCTCATTCACCTGCGTCTTCGCCAAGCTAAAAAGATGATGATTATGAATCCTGATAAAACACTCAAAGAAGTGTCCGCACAGACTGGATTTAACGATGTGAGTCATTTTGTGGCGACGTTTCGAAAAAAGGAAGGGATCACACCTGCCAAATACAGAGAACTGCATATTTCTACAGAGATAAGAGATTAG
- a CDS encoding S66 family peptidase: protein MIQYPLLEKGTTVGVTAPSSGVVNTLHPLLEQAVLRLEAKGYHVVCGQTVWSQHKAKSAPASLRAEELNHFLQNDKMGMIFPPWGGELLIEIVDLIEYERIQPKWILGYSDISVLLLAVTLRTGIATAHGTNLMDIRGIYSDETTAMWETVLATRPGQTIQQISSERYQKKWNHEKPSPCVFELTEPTEWKTTKGSDVILRGRLLGGCIDVIRHLIGTPYGDVETFQRHYIDGEPILWYLENCELSATDLRRSLIQMKLAGWFSHCSGVLFGRSHANKPVEGYDVMDVYEEMEIELGIPVVYDIDCGHMPLQITLVNGAIAEVELRNGKATIIQIFE, encoded by the coding sequence ATGATTCAGTATCCACTCTTAGAAAAGGGAACGACCGTTGGGGTTACTGCACCTTCATCAGGAGTTGTAAATACACTACATCCACTGCTTGAGCAGGCAGTCCTTCGTCTAGAGGCGAAAGGATACCACGTGGTTTGCGGTCAAACGGTGTGGTCACAGCACAAAGCAAAATCAGCACCTGCCAGCCTACGCGCAGAGGAACTGAATCATTTTTTGCAGAATGACAAAATGGGGATGATCTTTCCGCCTTGGGGCGGGGAGTTATTAATTGAGATCGTGGACCTTATTGAATATGAACGAATTCAGCCAAAGTGGATTTTGGGTTATTCCGATATAAGTGTGTTGCTGCTGGCGGTTACGCTTAGGACGGGTATCGCTACAGCGCATGGTACAAATCTTATGGATATAAGAGGAATATACTCGGACGAGACCACTGCCATGTGGGAAACGGTGCTAGCAACACGGCCCGGTCAAACAATTCAGCAAATCTCTTCAGAACGATATCAGAAGAAATGGAATCACGAGAAGCCTTCACCCTGTGTTTTTGAATTAACAGAACCTACAGAGTGGAAGACGACTAAAGGGTCTGATGTGATTCTGCGTGGTCGTTTACTAGGTGGCTGTATTGATGTAATCCGACATTTAATAGGGACTCCTTATGGTGATGTCGAGACATTTCAGCGTCATTATATAGATGGTGAACCCATTCTCTGGTATCTGGAAAATTGTGAACTTAGTGCAACGGACCTTCGTCGTTCCCTTATTCAAATGAAACTGGCAGGTTGGTTTTCACATTGCAGCGGTGTTTTATTTGGACGAAGCCATGCGAATAAGCCAGTAGAAGGTTATGATGTAATGGATGTATATGAAGAAATGGAGATAGAGCTGGGGATCCCTGTCGTCTACGATATAGACTGTGGGCATATGCCGCTTCAGATCACTTTGGTGAATGGAGCAATAGCTGAAGTTGAGCTAAGAAATGGAAAAGCTACCATCATCCAGATTTTCGAGTAA
- a CDS encoding collagen-like protein, with amino-acid sequence MSCPSNKNKRKCVKKTVTVCKPKKKKNIIIKKKIVKISCPPSKVIVKPVRGPRGPQGIPGPAGPTGAQGPQGVPGPAGPQGPQGPAGGISSFAFLCSTEEQNVAAAPVPGGQGGAVTFNDSTISATALTFAPPTSVVINENGFYHISWEVFPVAGNSAFGLFFDPDGPGPVEASLVPCSNYGSGAGNNPYQGQVIAALTAGGVLTLNRIDNTGNQVLQNTIGGGTPTVSASLLIEKLT; translated from the coding sequence ATGAGTTGTCCATCCAATAAGAATAAAAGAAAATGTGTGAAAAAAACGGTAACTGTATGTAAGCCAAAGAAAAAGAAGAATATAATCATTAAGAAAAAGATTGTTAAGATCTCTTGTCCTCCTTCGAAAGTTATTGTAAAGCCGGTTCGGGGGCCTCGTGGACCGCAAGGAATACCAGGGCCTGCCGGACCAACAGGAGCACAAGGACCGCAAGGAGTTCCAGGACCAGCAGGACCGCAAGGACCGCAAGGACCAGCGGGAGGTATCTCGTCATTTGCATTTTTATGCAGTACGGAAGAACAAAACGTAGCAGCCGCTCCGGTTCCAGGTGGTCAAGGTGGGGCCGTCACATTTAACGATTCGACAATCAGTGCGACAGCCTTAACTTTTGCACCTCCGACGAGTGTGGTAATTAACGAAAATGGATTTTATCATATTAGTTGGGAAGTATTCCCCGTAGCTGGCAACTCTGCATTTGGATTGTTTTTTGACCCTGATGGCCCTGGGCCTGTTGAGGCATCCCTTGTTCCATGCAGTAATTACGGCTCAGGAGCAGGAAATAATCCTTATCAAGGGCAGGTCATAGCGGCACTAACAGCAGGTGGAGTATTAACATTAAATCGGATAGATAATACGGGTAATCAAGTGCTTCAGAACACGATTGGTGGGGGGACGCCTACGGTTAGTGCATCGCTATTAATTGAAAAATTAACTTAA
- a CDS encoding zinc ribbon domain-containing protein, with product MSERGCFKCGGLEADTKEVAMTGTGLSKMFDIQNNQFVVVYCKNCGYSEFYNKRSSKASNIIDFFFGG from the coding sequence ATGAGTGAAAGAGGCTGTTTTAAATGCGGAGGTTTGGAAGCGGACACCAAAGAAGTTGCGATGACAGGTACTGGATTATCAAAAATGTTTGACATACAAAATAATCAGTTTGTTGTAGTATACTGCAAAAACTGCGGGTATTCCGAATTTTATAATAAGAGATCCTCGAAGGCTTCAAATATCATTGACTTCTTTTTCGGTGGATAA
- a CDS encoding methyl-accepting chemotaxis protein — protein MNTSEDHTQHELIRAFVKIAPLLKSLSNDDITIGIYDTEKLIINIPGDTFSLNVTPGDPLVEGDIVTKAIRNNTELSDVVPKELFGFPLAARAIPLHDEQGNVIGGVGMGTSLERANKLFEMAESFSAIVEQTTASIEEISQSVTHLNDRVNGITSQMDDVSSSAQQIGKISSVVKEISDQSNMLGLNAAIEAARAGEVGRGFSVVADEIRKLATSSKENVNQINGITKSIQELLMLLNHAFSDIHALTDTQALTIQEFSATIMEISNKAEELAQVAQETLYTKENK, from the coding sequence ATGAATACATCAGAAGATCACACTCAGCATGAACTGATTAGAGCTTTCGTAAAAATCGCGCCTCTGCTGAAAAGTCTAAGCAATGATGACATTACGATTGGTATTTATGATACCGAAAAGCTGATCATTAACATTCCAGGCGATACGTTCTCACTGAATGTCACTCCTGGCGACCCTTTGGTAGAAGGGGATATTGTAACAAAAGCCATTCGAAATAATACCGAGCTCTCCGATGTTGTTCCAAAAGAGTTATTTGGGTTTCCGCTTGCTGCCCGTGCGATACCACTGCATGATGAACAGGGTAATGTTATTGGCGGTGTAGGAATGGGGACTAGTCTTGAAAGAGCGAATAAGCTGTTTGAAATGGCAGAAAGTTTCTCCGCTATTGTCGAACAGACTACGGCATCTATCGAAGAAATCAGTCAATCGGTGACCCACCTTAACGATCGGGTGAATGGGATAACAAGCCAAATGGATGACGTTAGTTCCAGTGCACAGCAGATTGGTAAGATCTCTAGTGTGGTTAAGGAGATATCCGATCAGAGTAACATGTTAGGTCTTAATGCAGCTATCGAAGCGGCAAGAGCTGGAGAAGTAGGAAGAGGTTTCTCTGTCGTAGCCGACGAAATTCGTAAACTGGCAACAAGTTCCAAAGAGAATGTGAATCAGATTAATGGCATTACGAAGAGTATCCAAGAACTTCTGATGTTATTAAATCATGCTTTTTCCGATATCCATGCATTAACAGATACACAGGCTCTTACGATTCAAGAATTCTCAGCAACCATTATGGAGATTAGCAACAAAGCTGAGGAATTAGCACAAGTTGCACAAGAAACACTTTATACAAAAGAAAATAAATAG